The Candidatus Zixiibacteriota bacterium DNA window CAATCGGATTTCATCCCCACGACGCCAAGAACTACGACGATGCCGCCGAACAGCGGTTGCGCGAGCTGGCGAGCAATTTCAAAGTGGTGGCGATCGGCGAAATCGGTCTGGACTTCTACCGCGACCACTCTCCCCGCGACATCCAGCGCCGCGTATTTGTGCGTCAGATCGCGCTCGCCAGAGAACTGGGGTTGCCGCTGGTGATTCACATTCGTAATGCCTATCCCGAAGCGCTTGATATTCTGATTGCCGAAAAGGCCTATGAATCGAACGTTGTGTTGCACTGCTTTTCCGGCACGCCGGCGGAAGCACGCCAGGCTGCCGACTACGGCATGTTCCTGTCGGTGGGCGGTGTACTGACCTTCACCAACTCGCGCCTGCCGGAGTTGGTCAAGGTGCTGCCACGTGACCTGCTCTTGCTCGAAACCGACGCGCCATACCTGACCCCGCATCCACACCGCGGCCAGCGCAATGCGCCGGCGATGATCAAGCTGGTGTACGAGAAGCTGGCGGCAGTCTGGCAACAGGACTTCACCGTCGTCGAAAGCGCGATCGACGCCAACGCCGAACGCTTTTTTGAATTCGAATGAAGCCCCGCAAGGAACTGGGGCAGAATTTCCTCATCAACGTCGGGGCAGCTCGGCGAATCGTTGACTTGCTCAGTCTGCATCCGAGTGAAACTGTGCTGGAAATCGGTGGTGGCCGGGGCGATCTGACAGTGCATCTGCTTGCGACCGGGGCGCGGGTTATCACAGTCGAGTATGACCAGAACCTGGTGGCGCGGCTGCGTGAGCGTTTTGCCGATCAATCGCGGTTAGAGATCGTTCACGGCGATATTCTGAGGTTCGATCCTGCCGCCGTATTGGGAAGCGAGTGTGCGGCCAAGCTGGTCGGGAATCTGCCATACAATATCACATCGGCGATCCTGGAG harbors:
- a CDS encoding TatD family hydrolase → MIDTHCHLDFPDYNNDREQVLADARATGVRRMVNIGCDLKSSDAGVELANCHAEIFAAIGFHPHDAKNYDDAAEQRLRELASNFKVVAIGEIGLDFYRDHSPRDIQRRVFVRQIALARELGLPLVIHIRNAYPEALDILIAEKAYESNVVLHCFSGTPAEARQAADYGMFLSVGGVLTFTNSRLPELVKVLPRDLLLLETDAPYLTPHPHRGQRNAPAMIKLVYEKLAAVWQQDFTVVESAIDANAERFFEFE